A genomic segment from Torulaspora globosa chromosome 3, complete sequence encodes:
- a CDS encoding uncharacterized protein (ancestral locus Anc_8.284), which translates to MVISVRPGFYIRGFSSARTAVKDYSLQAKIVKRLLNPPVNLSEEEQRARPTIRMWLSRWNDTKETERELKEFQDKIMQDVQVAGTKENELSADGINQWHFHNSTASKITTPTLLVHGYAASSMAYYRTFSGLSENIRDLYAIDLPANGLSKDLPFKAPKQEPQPLKVKYIDEDKFSIPCEIDVQRNKEIIEHCENYYLDKIEDWRKMNRLEKINLVGHSYGGYLSFKYALKYPSSVEKLCLVSPAGVESSIFSINNKFNAKETYTLDMEDPSSKFYLRKRQVPAFIFKNQSDILRWMGPLGAKLTWSYITSAYKRLPTVEYKEYLFELIYGRGGIPLTARQIFTTLFTRHLLARDPIMDSLDKLQAKNVLLLYGHHDWMNKFAGYKMVERLNSSRRDTSADYMEVPEAGHNLMLDNPQFFNNSLIEFLSTK; encoded by the coding sequence ATGGTGATATCGGTCAGGCCCGGCTTCTATATTAGAGGGTTTTCCAGCGCCAGGACTGCTGTCAAAGACTACAGCTTGCAAGCGAAGATCGTTAAACGGTTATTGAACCCACCAGTAAATCTCAGTGAGGAGGAACAGAGGGCTAGACCAACAATTAGAATGTGGCTTTCTCGCTGGAACGACACCAAGGAGACTGAGCGAgaattgaaggaattcCAGGACAAGATCATGCAGGATGTTCAAGTGGCTGGGACTAAAGAAAATGAGCTGTCAGCAGACGGGATAAATCAATGGCATTTTCATAACTCTACGGCTTCCAAGATTACCACCCCTACGCTGTTGGTTCACGGGTatgctgcttcttcaatggcttaCTACAGAACTTTCAGCGGGCTGTCGGAGAATATTCGCGATCTGTATGCAATAGACTTGCCTGCAAACGGTCTCTCGAAAGATCTGCCCTTTAAGGCTCCAAAACAAGAACCGCAACCTCTCAAGGTAAAGtatattgatgaagacaaGTTCAGTATTCCCTGTGAGATCGATGTGCAACGGAATAAGGAGATAATTGAACATTGCGAAAACTACTATCTGGATAAGATTGAAGActggagaaagatgaatAGATTGGAAAAAATAAATCTTGTCGGACACTCCTACGGGGGTTATCTTTCCTTCAAGTACGCTTTGAAATACCCATCTTCGGTTGAGAAGCTCTGTCTCGTATCGCCAGCAGGGGTCGAGAGCAGCATATTTTCTATCAACAACAAGTTCAATGCAAAAGAGACCTATACGCTGGACATGGAAGATCCTTCCTCCAAGTTTTACCTCCGTAAGCGGCAGGTGCCCGCGTTCATATTCAAGAACCAATCTGACATTCTGAGATGGATGGGGCCTCTTGGAGCTAAATTAACTTGGAGCTACATCACGTCAGCTTACAAACGTCTGCCTACCGTGGAGTATAAAGAATACTTATTCGAGCTTATCTACGGCAGAGGCGGGATCCCTTTGACCGCGAGACAGATCTTCACCACACTGTTCACCAGGCACTTGCTTGCGAGAGACCCGATTATGGACTCTTTGGATAAGCTGCAAGCCAAGAACGTGCTGCTGCTGTACGGCCATCACGATTGGATGAACAAATTTGCCGGATATAAGATGGTAGAACGCTTGAACAGTTCACGCAGAGACACGAGCGCCGATTATATGGAGGTGCCCGAAGCTGGCCACAACTTGATGTTGGATAATCCtcagttcttcaataacAGTTTGATAGAATTTTTGTCCACTAAGTAA
- a CDS encoding uncharacterized protein (ancestral locus Anc_8.282), producing the protein MDKFTDVLVKLQNEGYDFSIFVRKKGESSGSDSVKFSHAYVTPAAKQLLPLNIWDLVEDSSILKHGLQPKVTKFNYETINLPLEDLDSLERYLKNAFKHLRQVPCKSIVKAWIKVIEPRKKTKYPYIKGELTKPDWWPRNVQHREPDHLQKDDRMRLMTSIILAVLPDQRYRTAFDDLRQTSLGLSLFKREPHKELVLKSIFDISQALCSDDGSRTVEVIDLAQFTARQTESHLRTVREVSIRTISSRNCCGNAEDVCDSSDQERAADSLPTLSEPVLLDSLVASDQNLLDVFGYSVVEESATPCHY; encoded by the coding sequence ATGGATAAATTCACAGATGTGCTGGTAAAGCTACAAAACGAAGGCTACGACTTCTCTATATTTGTCAGGAAGAAGGGCGAATCCAGTGGAAGCGATTCGGTGAAGTTCTCCCACGCTTATGTCACTCCAGCTGCAAAACAGCTTTTACCTCTGAACATATGGGACTTGGTCGAAGACAGTAGCATACTAAAACACGGCTTACAGCCAAAAGTCACGAAATTCAATTATGAAACGATTAATTTACCCCTCGAAGATCTGGACTCTCTCGAGAGGTACCTAAAGAATGCTTTCAAGCACTTGAGACAAGTGCCCTGCAAATCAATTGTGAAAGCATGGATCAAGGTCATCGAACCCAGAAAAAAGACCAAATATCCCTACATCAAGGGTGAGCTCACGAAGCCAGATTGGTGGCCAAGAAATGTTCAGCATAGAGAACCAGACCACCTTCAAAAGGATGACAGAATGCGCCTGATGACTTCGATAATCCTGGCGGTACTTCCAGATCAAAGATACCGTACGGCCTTCGATGATTTGCGTCAGACATCACTTGGCTTGTCCCTATTTAAACGTGAACCGCACAAAGAATTGGTACTGAAGAGTATCTTCGACATTTCTCAAGCCCTTTGCAGCGATGATGGCAGCAGAACCGTTGAAGTCATTGACCTCGCGCAATTTACCGCCCGCCAGACGGAATCGCATCTCAGAACTGTCAGAGAGGTGTCTATCAGAACCATTTCCAGCCGGAATTGTTGCGGGAACGCGGAGGATGTATGTGATAGTTCTGATCAAGAGCGTGCTGCCGATTCTCTTCCAACCTTATCGGAACCCGTGCTACTCGACTCACTAGTCGCTAGTGACCAAAACCTGCTGGATGTTTTTGGTTATTCCGTTGTCGAAGAGTCGGCTACGCCTTGCCATTACTGA
- the HRT3 gene encoding SCF ubiquitin ligase complex subunit HRT3 (ancestral locus Anc_8.281): protein MSIVEDDRAAVAWGRSDQAIEHQALSIWEKGVQKERDGSMTDAIKYYRQALKIDEKVEKIYRKKLREEWLLQQKLAELQLASPVASQGTAADSANTNEDGNEAEMEPCWIFEKLPNDLLLRVIRQVILMSGESWLNLSLTCTKFNELCFHNSGPFQVFASYIYQKQRYDETSLELNHISDLGTLEHDLWNSNYEKMLKDRPYIKFEGLYISVVNYLRHGVNSEGSSSLISPIQMITYYRYFRFYSDGHCLRLVTTDEPSQVVPHFSIDVPPRHSEICRWSLGLEDNFGRLIIRRSGEKYSFVEELHIKSHGRRRHHRLLWINSLVIDKEGNVSECSLRNEKPFNFSRVRSFASDD from the coding sequence ATGTCCATAGTAGAGGATGATAGGGCGGCAGTTGCTTGGGGTAGATCCGACCAAGCCATTGAACATCAAGCCCTTTCGATATGGGAGAAAGGTGTCCAGAAAGAGCGGGATGGATCAATGACTGATGCTATCAAGTACTACAGACAGGCACTTAAGATTGATGAGAAGGTTGAAAAGATCTATAGGAAGAAGTTACGCGAAGAATggctgctgcagcagaaactcGCGGAGCTGCAGCTCGCCAGTCCTGTAGCATCGCAGGgcacagcagcagattcGGCGAACACCAACGAAGATGGCAACGAAGCAGAAATGGAGCCTTGCTGGATATTTGAGAAGCTTCCCAATGATTTACTTCTAAGGGTTATCCGACAGGTGATCCTCATGTCTGGGGAGTCCTGGCTGAATCTGTCACTGACTTGCACAAAGTTCAACGAATTGTGCTTCCATAACTCAGGACCTTTCCAAGTGTTTGCCTCCTACATATACCAGAAGCAGCGTTATGACGAAACTTCGCTGGAGCTGAATCACATTTCGGACCTGGGAACGCTCGAGCACGATCTGTGGAATAGCAATTACGAGAAGATGTTAAAGGACAGGCCATACATCAAGTTTGAAGGCCTCTACATCAGCGTTGTCAACTATCTGCGGCACGGAGTCAACTCAGAGGGCTCCTCATCGCTGATAAGCCCGATCCAAATGATCACATATTACCGCTACTTTAGATTTTATTCCGACGGGCATTGTCTGCGACTGGTTACCACGGATGAACCCTCTCAAGTGGTCCCTCACTTCTCCATTGACGTCCCGCCGCGCCACAGCGAAATCTGCCGGTGGAGCTTAGGGCTAGAGGATAATTTTGGCCGTTTAATCATCAGAAGGTCTGGCGAGAAGTACTCTTTTGTCGAGGAACTACATATCAAGAGCCACGGACGCAGAAGACATCATCGACTACTATGGATCAACTCCCTTGTCATCGACAAAGAGGGAAACGTTTCTGAATGCAGTCTAAGAAACGAGAAGCCGTTTAACTTCTCCAGAGTCCGCTCATTTGCATCAGACGATTAG
- the INO2 gene encoding Ino2p (ancestral locus Anc_8.280), producing the protein MEPIPSGDVLDVFGLENEQEIDFETAYKMISNFDYDVASFHDDSIFPKVGYTESESLENIALSYTVENSHLRDQGNGEREVDVNWKGNGDKETMRGHTGVMKGHTGDEQTLAKADLLSRYESSAIEHFLDSLIFQDNDIGGSNIPEQQNKTISMAELKVTNKAAKASKSFSADPSSLDVYVPPAVTIPQISIKDEDIPADVIQDPVRLRKWKHVESERLRRNSTKRIFDDLIAMTRYPRIGETKISKPQTDKRVPKYTLLGFILEDFKMLLRANEELEELLRKGDIKGDRSVESGISAL; encoded by the coding sequence ATGGAGCCAATCCCATCTGGCGATGTTCTGGATGTCTTTGGGCTTGAAAACGAGCAAGAAATTGACTTTGAAACCGCTTATAAGATGATTAGCAACTTTGACTATGATGTAGCAAGCTTCCATGACGATTCGATATTTCCAAAGGTAGGCTACACTGAATCTGAGAGCTTGGAAAACATTGCGTTGTCATATACAGTGGAGAACTCGCATCTgagagatcaaggaaatgGAGAGCGAGAAGTGGATGTAAACTGGAAAGGAAATGGTGATAAGGAAACTATGAGAGGACATACAGGAGTTATGAAAGGACATACGGGTGATGAGCAAACGCTGGCGAAAGCTGATTTACTGAGTAGGTACGAATCTAGTGCAATTGAGCATTTTTTGGATAGTCTGATATTCCAGGACAACGATATAGGTGGTTCGAACATTCCAGAACAGCAAAATAAAACGATCAGTATGGCGGAGCTAAAAGTGACGAATAAGGCAGCGAAAGCATCAAAGAGTTTTTCAGCTGATCCTTCGTCGCTCGATGTCTACGTACCGCCCGCGGTGACTATTCCTCAAATATCtatcaaagatgaagatattccTGCGGATGTAATACAAGATCCTGTCCGGTTGCGTAAGTGGAAGCATGTGGAGAGCGAAAGGCTGAGAAGAAATAGCACCAAGAGAATTTTTGACGATTTGATAGCCATGACAAGGTATCCTCGGATTGGAGAAACTAAGATAAGTAAACCCCAAACCGACAAGCGTGTACCGAAGTACACTTTGCTGGGCTTCATTCTTGAGGACTTCAAGATGTTATTGCGCGCCAATGAGgagttggaagagctgctTCGAAAAGGCGATATCAAAGGTGACAGAAGCGTGGAAAGTGGTATATCCGCCCTCTAG
- a CDS encoding KIN1/KIN2 family serine/threonine-protein kinase (ancestral locus Anc_8.279), whose protein sequence is MPSTNDYHVNTQFKMGGGNSLAPSTVAPATARMMGTKGQSQQNSLNPPLEATEAGGESKSHQSHKNGRSHAMEPKQFHRKSLGEWDFLETVGAGSMGKVKLAKHRYTGEVCAIKIVNRATNAFLHKEQSLPPPKREEEILERQKKLEKEISRDKRTIREASLGQILYHPHICRLFEMCTMSNHFYMLFEYVSGGQLLDYIIQHGSLKEHHARKFTRGIASALQYLHANNIVHRDLKIENIMISTSGEIKIIDFGLSNLFDRRKQLHTFCGSLYFAAPELLKACPYTGPEVDVWSFGVVLYVLVCGKVPFDDENSSVLHEKIKQGKVEYPQHLSIEVISLLSKMLVVDPKRRATLKQVVEHHWMIRGYDCPPPSYVPNRIPLTPEMLDINVVKEMFRLEFIDSIDETMKFLNLIVTEDSYIQLSKQYWSSLTNLNVRSISSDLNGSGSNIVESNIPSASGQHERLTKGETFEDPTRAYHPLLSIYYLVDEMLRRKLAKLQRKQQAAVLQQQRQQELQQQSEKQEVSRLSNPVSVEHSHGSAMISGAAMEKSAPALPESGTSIPAPLAPPVVTAKSGKQRPLQVLVPPKLAIPEQAHTSPTTKKGLEGSKEPELVLSPIPQVNDYQQRSASPTSIDTGEKPRFGNIFRRLSQRRAQHQGEQQANAVNQSPRIQNQTPPQIQISGTGGKRIPKTHSRAISECTPASLKSVTVSGGPTPAAVASSRNGGTTILRSSSQKQNADLPALPVNAESMVQQQLQKLVEKDLGKLNVAEVSESGNNKMDDMLSQDESKPLPPLNVTKGRKLHPSARAKSVGHARRESLKFMRPPVPAAVSPKDYEDSGFLDHNDSTKNYNERDDTISNGDSTAGRSTGTNAGYGNADGKTGINTGDEELTDEQVLEEASKAPPGSMPSIDYPRSLFLKGFFSVQTTSSKPLPIVRYKIVQVLKKMHIDFNEVKGGFVCVLKFSNPVTQSMVESAPPAQQQFLQPTAPAESVQRRSSSRHGSMRRQGSVKYTQAGAPSTPGSGTTAATHERNLSLTLSPPPNSLSGDLSSPSFESMHQDDILTTSRAQEMNNVENGHEEGVHNKEKPPIKFEIHIVKVRIVGLAGVHFKKVSGNTWIYKEIASDILKQLNL, encoded by the coding sequence ATGCCTAGTACGAACGATTACCATGTCAATACGCAGTTCAAAATGGGCGGTGGTAACTCCCTGGCGCCTAGCACGGTGGCGCCTGCGACAGCAAGGATGATGGGTACTAAAGGACAGTCCCAGCAGAACTCACTCAATCCTCCATTGGAAGCCACAGAGGCGGGCGGTGAGTCGAAGTCACATCAGTCGCATAAAAATGGTCGATCGCACGCTATGGAGCCAAAACAGTTTCACCGAAAATCGTTAGGGGAATGggatttcttggagaccGTTGGCGCTGGATCTATGGGGAAAGTGaagcttgccaaacatCGTTACACTGGGGAAGTATGTGCAATTAAAATTGTGAATAGGGCTACCAACGCCTTCCTGCACAAGGAGCAGTCATTACCGCCTCCTAAGagggaagaagagatatTGGAGAGACAGAAAAAATTGGAAAAGGAAATATCCAGGGATAAGAGGACGATTAGAGAAGCTTCCCTCGGACAGATATTGTATCATCCGCATATATGTCGTCTTTTTGAGATGTGCACAATGTCAAACCATTTTTACATGTTGTTTGAGTATGTTTCGGGAGGACAATTACTCGATTACATCATTCAGCATGGATCACTGAAAGAGCACCACGCCAGGAAGTTTACAAGGGGTATCGCTAGTGCATTGCAGTATTTGCATGCGAACAACATTGTTCATAGAGACCTAAAGATCGAGAACATTATGATTTCCACTTCAGGTGAGATAAAAATCATCGATTTCGGCTTATCGAACCTTTTTGATAGAAGGAAACAGTTGCATACGTTTTGTGGCTCTTTATATTTTGCGGCACCTgagcttctcaaagcaTGTCCATATACCGGGCCAGAAGTTGACGTTTGGTCCTTTGGTGTTGTTCTTTACGTGCTGGTTTGCGGCAAAGTACcttttgatgatgagaatTCAAGCGTTTTACATGAGAAAATCAAGCAAGGCAAAGTGGAATATCCGCAGCATTTATCAATTGAAGTTATATCCTTATTATCAAAAATGTTGGTGGTGGATCCCAAAAGGAGAGCGACGCTGAAACAAGTCGTCGAACACCATTGGATGATAAGAGGATATGATTGTCCTCCACCTTCATATGTCCCTAATAGAATTCCTTTGACTCCAGAAATGCTAGATATAAACGTTGTGAAGGAAATGTTTCGCCTAGAGTTTATCGATAGCATCGATGAAACGATGAAGTTCCTAAACCTCATTGTCACAGAGGATTCATACATCCAGCTCTCGAAGCAGTACTGGAGTTCGCTAACAAACTTGAATGTGCGCAGCATTAGTAGTGATCTGAATGGCTCAGGAAGCAATATTGTGGAGTCTAATATCCCAAGCGCAAGTGGACAGCATGAACGTCTCACTAAAGGAGAAACTTTCGAAGATCCTACTAGGGCATACCATCCGTTGTTATCAATATATTATTTGGTGGATGAGATGCTGAGACGGAAGTTAGCAAAATTACAAAGGAAGCAACAAGCTGCTGTGTTACAGCAACAGCGACAACAGGAGCTACAACAACAATCAgagaaacaagaagtaTCAAGATTAAGTAATCCTGTGTCGGTTGAGCATTCCCATGGCTCTGCGATGATCTCCGGAGCCGCCATGGAGAAATCTGCTCCAGCGTTACCGGAGAGTGGTACTTCTATTCCAGCTCCCTTGGCACCTCCTGTAGTGACAGCTAAGAGCGGAAAGCAAAGGCCCCTTCAGGTTTTGGTACCGCCCAAGCTGGCAATTCCTGAACAAGCACACACTTCGCCTACAACGAAGAAAGGCCTCGAAGGAAGTAAGGAACCAGAGCTTGTTCTCTCTCCTATCCCACAGGTTAATGATTATCAGCAACGAAGCGCCTCCCCGACCTCTATAGACACGGGAGAAAAACCTAGGTTTGGCAATATTTTCAGGAGACTCTCTCAACGTCGGGCTCAGCATCAAGGTGAGCAACAGGCCAATGCAGTAAATCAGTCACCCAGGATACAAAATCAAACTCCCCCGCAGATACAAATATCTGGAACTGGTGGAAAGCGCATACCGAAGACGCACTCACGTGCTATTTCCGAATGCACTCCTGCTTCTCTCAAATCCGTTACTGTGTCAGGAGGGCCTACACCGGCGGCTGTTGCCAGCTCACGCAACGGTGGTACTACGATTTTGAGGTCATCTTCGCAGAAGCAGAATGCCGATCTACCCGCTTTGCCAGTAAATGCTGAAAGCATGGtccagcaacagctgcaaAAACTTGTGGAGAAGGATTTGGGCAAATTAAATGTCGCTGAGGTATCAGAATCTGGTAACAACAAAATGGATGATATGCTTTCACAGGACGAAAGTAAGCCACTTCCACCATTGAACGTTACAAAAGGCCGGAAACTCCATCCAAGCGCTAGAGCTAAATCTGTGGGTCACGCCCGGCGTGAATCCTTGAAGTTCATGCGTCCCCCGGTGCCGGCTGCCGTTTCGCCGAAAGACTACGAAGATAGTGGTTTCTTGGATCATAATGACAGTACGAAGAACTACAATGAGAGAGACGATACTATCAGCAATGGAGACTCAACAGCTGGGCGTTCAACAGGAACAAATGCCGGCTATGGAAATGCGGATGGTAAAACAGGTATTAACACAGGAGACGAAGAGCTTACTGATGAGCAGGTCTTGGAAGAGGCTTCAAAGGCTCCCCCAGGATCTATGCCATCGATTGATTACCCGCGTTCGTTGTTTCTTAAAGGATTTTTTTCTGTTCAAACAACTTCTTCTAAACCACTTCCGATCGTCAGATACAAGATTGTTcaggttttgaagaaaatgcaTATCGATTTTAACGAAGTGAAAGGTGGATTTGTTTGTGTCCTAAAGTTCTCTAATCCTGTTACACAAAGCATGGTTGAAAGTGCACCTCCTGCACAAcagcagtttcttcaaccaaCGGCCCCAGCCGAATCCgttcaaagaagatccAGTTCTCGTCATGGATCCATGAGGCGCCAAGGTTCTGTGAAGTATACACAAGCTGGTGCACCCTCGACCCCCGGCTCAGGAACGACGGCTGCGACTCATGAGAGAAACCTATCGCTCACACTATCACCACCTCCCAATAGCCTCTCTGGAGATCTGTCGTCGCCATCTTTTGAATCTATGCATCAGGATGATATTTTGACCACTTCTAGAGCTCAGGAGATGAATAATGTGGAAAATGGTCACGAAGAAGGCGTCCATAATAAAGAGAAGCCTCCCatcaaatttgaaattCATATTGTCAAAGTTCGCATTGTTGGATTAGCTGGTGTACATTTCAAGAAAGTCTCTGGTAACACCTGGATATACAAGGAGATAGCCTCTGACATTTTGAAACAGTTGAATTTATGA
- the IOC2 gene encoding Ioc2p (ancestral locus Anc_8.278) — translation MKRSAADSDLEPFEPNETPEWQQFLEEETLNQWSKMNHGALSTAVLQAEPFAQELLRRWDYQYVTCWLYKVTDSFVTMNYVEGFKPLWRNIKFDEFLLLQELRLIARVGEIRQSDNMPLYGSIRLQMLKLLTNYKANRLADWDNVINHHLNRDVEFGRLSLVDQFETLYRVVKLIEAKSGAFRNYLSNNLELFHFAEYPCDSERSLLVLPNVGVIIEKKLTRPARGSLVVPVKLKNCSVRYWDESTRVLELVHLDYSNEIQNYLNTFQIEYTVLATTWDAFLKQFSKDPSLIDFADWIPVYVEHQLYVNRILSHKEKEKSMAELLVRRKRSSRLVAREEETRRKDVENRWYEKLDEREFYLKTRSKLVAKQTKRIKDVLWRQLWQNFELDLKDQKLQNGHPDQLLADTEGQGDALTELEIRVIESGPRFSPRILSIPPVRAETEPATELPLELTIDQDELDELNSLGISTNGESADDKSWVFQCPGEPLLGALRISSLEEEEAASQANHNLFATPIVCCDACLTWQHWDCVQNSDSVLHTTARNYATVQLGNYASSRRASRKHQPEEQEYRRPIDKRVPLTESTPFICGYCASDLETKLRLQFAPELRAIKQSARQQAEERNRLKQLRDEKKRQQALQDQLSAINPDPVQKTNEPFGFT, via the coding sequence ATGAAGAGATCTGCTGCGGATAGTGACCTGGAGCCTTTTGAGCCGAATGAGACGCCTGAATGGCAACAATTTTTGGAGGAAGAAACACTGAATCAATGGAGCAAGATGAACCATGGCGCGCTCTCGACGGCGGTTTTGCAGGCAGAGCCATTTGCGCAGGAGCTGCTTCGGCGATGGGACTATCAGTACGTGACTTGCTGGCTGTACAAGGTCACAGATTCATTCGTTACGATGAACTACGTGGAGGGATTTAAGCCGTTGTGGAGGAATATCAAGtttgatgaatttctgCTCCTGCAGGAGCTGAGACTGATTGCAAGAGTGGGAGAGATCCGGCAGTCCGACAATATGCCGCTGTATGGAAGCATAAGGTTGCAGATGTTAAAACTGTTGACCAATTACAAGGCCAATCGGCTGGCAGATTGGGATAACGTGATAAATCATCATTTGAACAGAGATGTGGAATTTGGAAGACTTTCGCTAGTGGACCAATTCGAGACTCTTTATCGAGTGGTGAAGCTTATTGAGGCAAAGAGTGGCGCTTTCAGAAATTATCTGTCGAATAACTTGGAACTGTTCCACTTTGCGGAGTACCCCTGCGACTCTGAGCGGTCGCTCCTTGTTCTGCCGAACGTCGGGGTCATTatcgagaagaaactgaCTAGACCCGCTCGCGGAAGTTTAGTAGTACCCGtcaaattgaagaactgtTCCGTCAGATACTGGGACGAATCAACCCGGGTCCTGGAATTGGTCCATCTGGACTATTCAAATGAGATCCAAAACTATCTGAACACGTTCCAAATAGAGTACACGGTACTAGCCACGACCTGGGATGCCTTTTTGAAGCAATTCTCAAAGGATCCATCTTTGATAGATTTTGCAGACTGGATACCGGTCTACGTCGAACATCAGCTGTACGTGAATAGGATATTATCACAcaaggagaaggaaaaatcGATGGCGGAGCTGCTAGTTAGACGGAAGAGATCTTCACGGTTGGTCGCGCgtgaagaagaaaccagaCGCAAGGACGTCGAGAACAGATGGTATGAGAAActggatgaaagagagTTTTACCTCAAGACCCGAAGCAAGCTCGTCGCCAAGCAAACGAAACGCATCAAGGACGTCCTTTGGCGTCAACTGTGGCAGAATTTCGAGCTGGATTTGAAGGACCAGAAACTTCAAAACGGGCATCCAGACCAACTTCTTGCTGATACAGAGGGCCAGGGGGATGCCCTAACCGAATTAGAGATAAGAGTGATTGAGAGTGGGCCGCGATTCAGCCCGCGCATCCTAAGCATACCGCCCGTGCGAGCCGAGACTGAACCCGCCACCGAGCTACCCTTAGAGCTAACGATTGACCAAGATGAGCTCGACGAGCTAAACAGCCTAGGGATCTCCACCAACGGTGAGTCTGCTGACGACAAAAGCTGGGTGTTCCAATGCCCCGGAGAGCCGTTGCTGGGCGCATTGCGAATCTCCAGcctggaggaagaagaggccgCCTCGCAGGCCAACCACAATCTTTTCGCTACGCCGATTGTGTGCTGCGATGCGTGTCTGACGTGGCAGCACTGGGATTGTGTCCAGAACTCAGACTCGGTGCTACACACCACAGCAAGAAACTATGCGACGGTCCAGCTCGGCAACTACGCCAGCAGCAGACGTGCAAGCCGTAAACACCAGCCCGAAGAACAAGAGTACAGGAGACCCATCGACAAGCGGGTGCCACTCACCGAGTCCACGCCATTCATATGCGGCTACTGCGCCAGCGATCTCGAGACGAAGCTCCGCTTGCAGTTCGCTCCAGAACTAAGGGCCATAAAACAAAGCGCCAGACAACAGGCGGAAGAACGCAACAGACTGAAACAACTCAGGGAcgaaaagaagaggcaGCAGGCGCTTCAGGATCAACTGTCTGCCATAAATCCAGATCCAGTTCAAAAGACGAATGAGCCGTTTGGGTTCACGTGA
- the GIS3 gene encoding Gis3p (ancestral locus Anc_8.277) gives MLIHPMFVYDRSMKCGIPMFNGDRLCGNNAGKTKEENLSVTPSMSSVISQIRKYGVGSPGSDEGRESNGEAGEFDEDASQCSSWVYGMKRKLSEETTTTMSTLGSEGPHPLAGDPVEEVMPGERPVFKGVSMADLDLESEWTADDIVQTYKPVYDRRIRRSSVDFAINHDRCNSISSSNVFYDNDKVELEQWPTSVESSGTRDTQELVLPNRRTRQRSLNPNFFKLYSMEISGRSKKLLPDISVDEHILVQMSCQEIRALDIQPSVTEQGSVSAEDIKLALITRKKLWSDMIHDQRQDLFGDSVPWNLKFVSDGDQSTDCKESSLVRVESELKPWLVDNEKIHHTMLKPCGKLKLGASSNAKEIQYVVKGWCDKRFAQ, from the coding sequence ATGCTGATACACCCGATGTTTGTATATGATCGGAGCATGAAGTGTGGGATACCAATGTTCAATGGAGACCGTTTGTGCGGGAATAATGCGGGAAAGACGAAGGAGGAAAATCTGTCTGTGACGCCTTCGATGAGCTCTGTGATTTCGCAGATTAGAAAATATGGGGTTGGATCGCCGGGGAGCGATGAGGGACGAGAATCGAACGGGGAAGCTGGGGAATTCGACGAGGATGCGTCTCAGTGCTCGAGCTGGGTCTACGGGATGAAGCGGAAGCTTTCAGAGGAGACtacgacgacgatgagcACGCTGGGCAGCGAAGGGCCGCATCCGCTAGCGGGAGATCCGGTGGAGGAGGTGATGCCGGGGGAGCGGCCTGTGTTCAAGGGCGTGAGCATGGCGGATTTGGATCTGGAGTCTGAGTGGACAGCGGACGACATTGTACAAACTTACAAGCCGGTGTACGACAGAAGAATACGGCGGTCGTCTGTGGATTTCGCGATCAATCACGATCGTTGCAAcagcatcagcagcagcaatgTCTTCTACGACAACGATAAGGTGGAACTGGAGCAATGGCCGACGTCAGTCGAGAGTAGTGGCACTCGGGATACCCAGGAGCTGGTTCTGCCGAACCGGAGAACGAGACAGAGGAGCTTAAACCCgaattttttcaagctGTATTCGATGGAAATCTCGGGCAGATCCAAGAAACTTCTGCCAGATATCAGCGTCGATGAGCACATCCTGGTCCAGATGTCCTGCCAGGAGATCCGCGCTCTTGACATCCAGCCGAGCGTCACCGAGCAGGGGAGCGTGTCCGCTGAGGACATCAAGCTCGCTCTCATTACGAGGAAAAAGCTGTGGTCGGACATGATCCATGACCAGAGGCAGGACCTGTTCGGTGACTCGGTGCCGTGGAACTTGAAGTTTGTCTCCGATGGAGACCAATCGACCGATTGTAAGGAAAGCTCGCTCGTGAGAGTAGAATCGGAGCTGAAGCCATGGCTTGTCGACAACGAAAAGATCCACCATACCATGTTGAAGCCCTGCGGAAAACTCAAGCTTGGAGCGTCGTCGAACGCCAAGGAGATCCAGTACGTGGTCAAGGGATGGTGCGACAAGAGATTCGCCCAATGA